From a region of the Desulfuromonas sp. KJ2020 genome:
- a CDS encoding PilN domain-containing protein codes for MNQEINLYQPSVLEKKESLSAALMLTLAALGLVLLVFYYAYSAWQVRELDQQARVLEARQSALIAQITSLQEGSSRQKSPLLQHEVERLTSELAAKEPLLHLFDQPKGKAAPAFSTYLEGLSRRTPTGLWLTRIVVAPKPGHSLLEGSCLKAETVPAFLQELQKESVFAGLAFSSFQLSRSDTEAPFINFVLETRQEERP; via the coding sequence ATGAACCAGGAGATCAATCTCTACCAGCCGTCGGTGCTGGAGAAAAAAGAGTCGCTGTCGGCAGCTCTCATGCTGACCCTGGCCGCTCTGGGGCTGGTGTTGCTGGTTTTTTATTACGCCTACTCCGCCTGGCAGGTCCGTGAACTGGATCAGCAAGCGCGGGTGCTGGAAGCCCGGCAGTCGGCGCTGATCGCACAGATTACCTCGTTGCAGGAGGGCTCTTCCCGGCAAAAAAGTCCCCTGCTACAGCACGAGGTCGAGCGCCTGACCTCCGAGTTGGCGGCCAAGGAGCCCCTGCTGCATCTGTTCGACCAACCCAAAGGGAAGGCCGCTCCCGCTTTTTCCACCTATCTCGAAGGGCTGTCCCGGCGAACTCCGACCGGGCTGTGGCTGACCCGCATCGTTGTGGCGCCAAAGCCCGGACACTCACTCCTGGAGGGGAGCTGCCTCAAGGCGGAGACCGTGCCCGCCTTTCTGCAGGAGTTACAGAAGGAGTCGGTCTTTGCGGGACTGGCCTTTTCTTCCTTCCAGCTTTCCCGTTCTGACACGGAGGCGCCCTTTATTAACTTTGTGCTCGAAACCCGCCAGGAGGAGAGACCATGA
- a CDS encoding type 4a pilus biogenesis protein PilO has translation MKTSSAKLSAWKENLGKRSLREKILLIAAVWAIGYLVLDVVALSPLAARQKVARQRLESSRSQLPQLEAQVVALQQQAAGDPDQENRRRLTELQEQMAELDARLQDLTLELISPREMSRVLEEVLLRQRGLRLVRAENLQPEPLLAEPADAAGPDAAGTLNVYRHGLRLEFVGSYSQIVDCLRALEGIERQLIWTSFELQVEEYPRSRVVLTVHTLSLKKEWIGV, from the coding sequence ATGAAGACGTCTTCGGCAAAACTCTCCGCCTGGAAAGAGAACCTGGGAAAACGCTCTCTGCGCGAAAAGATCCTGCTCATTGCCGCGGTCTGGGCCATCGGCTATCTGGTGCTGGACGTGGTGGCCTTAAGTCCTTTAGCGGCCCGGCAGAAGGTGGCTCGCCAGCGCCTGGAAAGCTCGCGGTCACAGCTGCCGCAACTCGAAGCGCAGGTGGTCGCTCTGCAGCAACAGGCCGCCGGTGACCCGGACCAGGAAAACCGCCGTCGCCTGACCGAGCTGCAGGAGCAGATGGCAGAGCTCGACGCCCGGCTGCAGGATCTGACCCTGGAGCTGATCTCTCCCCGGGAGATGTCCCGCGTGTTGGAAGAAGTGCTGCTGCGTCAGCGGGGCCTGCGCCTGGTGCGGGCCGAGAACCTGCAGCCCGAACCGCTGCTGGCGGAACCTGCCGATGCGGCTGGCCCCGACGCGGCGGGGACTCTCAATGTCTACCGGCATGGGCTGCGCCTGGAATTTGTCGGCAGTTACAGCCAGATCGTCGATTGCCTGCGGGCCCTGGAGGGGATCGAACGCCAGCTCATCTGGACTTCCTTCGAACTGCAGGTGGAGGAGTATCCCCGATCGCGTGTGGTGTTGACCGTGCATACCCTGAGCCTGAAGAAGGAGTGGATCGGTGTCTAG
- the mshL gene encoding pilus (MSHA type) biogenesis protein MshL, whose amino-acid sequence MMRRSACFISRILLLTALLGLSACLPARGPAVEEGIADALSQPVSTAPKPAAPEIPPAVASALLRPLDAGLGRPGLEAEPRFDIVAEQTPAREFFAGLVAGTATNMVVHPDVEGDISLTMKNASIPEVLEVVRSVFGYEYRLHGNTYQILPAGLQSRIFPVNYLNLSRKGLSQTRVSSGQVSEAESSDDEENDSSSDRRSKAVSGSRIDTESMADFWKELEYALRTLIGVEDGRRVVVQPQASVVIVRAMPEELREVESYLTAMQGNLQRQVILEAKILEVELNDGFQSGINWAALGQPSDGKSLVIGQTGGGSFFNSGASEIVGNTGVLNPNALTMVEGTATSAFGGVFSAALDFKDFTAFIELLESQGEVQVLSSPRISTVNNQKAVIKVGTDEFFVTDISSTTVTGTTTTTTPDITLTPFFSGIALDVTPQIDHNGQVTLHIHPTVSEVQDQQKTITVANQEQQLPLAFSSVRESDSIVSAASGQVVVIGGLMKNQMSRQKASVPLLGRIPLLGHLFSHNQMVSRKSELVILLRPQVVDNGRVWERELENTRNRVQSLGGAMGRTW is encoded by the coding sequence ATGATGCGAAGGTCTGCCTGTTTTATTTCGAGGATTCTGCTGCTGACTGCCTTGCTGGGCCTCTCGGCCTGCCTCCCCGCCAGGGGGCCGGCGGTCGAGGAGGGGATCGCCGACGCGCTGAGTCAACCGGTTTCCACGGCTCCTAAGCCCGCCGCGCCGGAAATCCCCCCGGCTGTCGCCTCCGCCCTGTTGCGTCCGCTGGACGCCGGCCTGGGACGGCCCGGGCTTGAAGCGGAACCTCGCTTCGACATCGTCGCCGAACAGACGCCCGCCCGCGAGTTTTTCGCCGGCCTGGTAGCGGGAACCGCCACCAACATGGTCGTCCATCCCGATGTCGAGGGCGACATCTCCCTGACCATGAAGAACGCCAGCATCCCGGAGGTGCTCGAAGTGGTGCGCAGCGTCTTCGGTTATGAATACCGTCTGCATGGCAATACCTATCAAATTCTGCCGGCGGGGCTGCAGTCCCGCATCTTTCCGGTGAATTATCTCAATCTCTCCCGCAAGGGGCTCTCCCAGACACGGGTCAGCTCAGGCCAGGTCAGCGAAGCGGAGAGCAGCGACGATGAGGAGAACGACAGCAGCAGCGACCGCCGCTCCAAGGCCGTCTCCGGCAGCCGCATCGACACCGAGTCGATGGCCGACTTCTGGAAGGAGCTCGAATACGCCCTGCGCACCCTCATCGGCGTCGAGGACGGCCGCCGCGTGGTGGTGCAGCCCCAGGCCAGCGTTGTCATCGTGCGCGCCATGCCCGAGGAGCTGCGCGAGGTCGAAAGCTATCTGACCGCCATGCAGGGTAATCTGCAGCGCCAGGTCATTCTCGAAGCTAAGATCCTCGAGGTCGAACTCAACGACGGCTTCCAGTCGGGCATTAACTGGGCAGCGTTGGGCCAGCCTTCCGACGGCAAGTCCCTGGTGATCGGCCAGACCGGGGGAGGCTCTTTTTTTAACAGCGGTGCCTCCGAGATCGTCGGCAATACGGGGGTTCTCAATCCGAACGCCCTGACGATGGTGGAAGGGACTGCGACTTCGGCCTTTGGCGGCGTCTTCTCCGCCGCTCTCGATTTCAAGGACTTCACCGCTTTTATCGAGTTGCTGGAATCCCAGGGAGAGGTGCAGGTCCTCTCCAGCCCGCGTATTTCCACCGTCAATAACCAGAAAGCCGTCATCAAGGTCGGCACCGATGAGTTCTTCGTCACTGACATCTCCAGCACCACGGTGACCGGTACCACCACCACGACCACGCCGGACATCACCCTGACGCCGTTCTTCTCCGGCATTGCCCTCGACGTGACCCCGCAGATCGACCACAACGGTCAGGTCACCCTGCATATCCATCCGACGGTGAGCGAGGTGCAGGATCAGCAGAAGACCATCACTGTGGCCAACCAGGAACAGCAACTGCCCCTGGCTTTTTCCAGCGTGCGCGAGTCGGACAGCATCGTCAGCGCCGCCAGTGGGCAGGTCGTGGTCATCGGCGGCTTGATGAAGAATCAGATGTCCAGACAGAAAGCGTCCGTGCCGCTGCTCGGGCGCATCCCCCTGCTCGGCCATCTCTTCTCTCACAACCAGATGGTCTCCAGAAAGAGCGAGCTGGTCATTCTGCTCCGCCCCCAGGTGGTCGACAACGGCCGGGTATGGGAGCGGGAGCTGGAAAACACGCGCAACCGCGTCCAGTCCCTGGGCGGGGCCATGGGTCGCACCTGGTAG
- a CDS encoding ExeA family protein: protein MLYLQHFGLREPPFSLTPDTGFFYNTSGHREALEVLRVALRSGEGFIKIIGEVGTGKTLLCRKLLNALEGDTWVTAYLPNPLLGVAELYRALADELGIGLPVKATVNDNLKAINSQLIDLARQGRRVVLCIDEVQVMPEKSLEALRLLSNLETEKRKLLQIVLFAQPELEDRLQQPGLRQLRQRLAFSYRLPPLDHQGVSGYVGHRLLVAGHQGGALFAPGALKLLARGSRGIPRLINILCHKAMLSAYGRGESLIGTRHMLAAIRDTDDAQATVWRDYLPWLYALAALIIGLEISALVYLARGGAS, encoded by the coding sequence ATGCTTTATCTGCAACATTTCGGACTGCGTGAGCCGCCGTTTTCTCTGACGCCGGACACGGGCTTTTTCTATAACACCAGCGGACACCGCGAGGCTCTGGAGGTCCTGAGGGTCGCTCTGCGCTCCGGCGAAGGCTTTATCAAGATCATCGGCGAGGTCGGCACGGGCAAGACCCTGCTGTGTCGCAAGTTGCTCAATGCCCTGGAAGGGGATACCTGGGTGACCGCCTATCTGCCCAATCCTCTTTTGGGCGTGGCGGAACTCTACCGGGCGCTGGCCGATGAACTCGGCATTGGCCTGCCGGTCAAAGCGACGGTCAACGACAACCTCAAGGCGATCAATAGTCAGCTTATCGATCTGGCCCGCCAGGGACGCCGGGTCGTCCTCTGCATCGACGAGGTGCAGGTCATGCCTGAGAAAAGTCTGGAAGCCTTGCGGTTGCTCAGCAATCTGGAAACGGAGAAACGCAAGTTGCTGCAGATCGTTCTTTTCGCCCAGCCAGAACTCGAGGACCGTCTACAGCAGCCGGGCCTTCGCCAGCTGCGCCAGCGTCTCGCTTTCAGCTATCGCCTGCCCCCCCTGGACCACCAGGGCGTCAGCGGCTACGTAGGCCATCGGCTGCTGGTGGCCGGTCATCAGGGGGGCGCCCTCTTTGCGCCGGGCGCCCTGAAGCTGCTGGCGCGGGGAAGCCGGGGCATCCCCCGGCTCATTAACATTCTCTGCCACAAGGCGATGCTGTCCGCCTATGGTCGGGGGGAAAGCCTGATCGGGACTCGCCACATGCTGGCGGCCATTCGCGATACGGACGATGCGCAGGCAACCGTTTGGCGAGATTACCTGCCCTGGCTCTATGCCCTGGCCGCTCTGATTATTGGGTTGGAAATTTCGGCACTGGTCTATCTTGCCCGGGGTGGTGCGTCATGA